In the Desertifilum tharense IPPAS B-1220 genome, CCTCCTCTAAGTGCTGAGTTAAAACCCATCCCCCCATCTCCCTATCTCCCCATCTCCCCATCTCCCCATCCCCCCATCTCCCCATCCCCCCACCCTCTTCTCCATCCTCAGCCAAGAGATACACTAAAAAAAGACCTTCCCATTGCTGAATTCGGAACGCGCTTAATGGCTACTCTTGCAGAAATTCTCCAAAACTTCGATCCTAATAATATCGGGGTAGATAACGGCAACTTATTAGGATTGCCTTTTGACTACGACTCTGCCCAAATTATCGTATTTGGCATACCTTGGGAAGTTACCGTCTCCTATGGTACAGGAACCGCCCAGGCCCCTCGCGTTATTCTAGATGCGTCTCGCCAACTGGATATTTATGATTTCGATAACCCGGATGGCTGGAAGCAGGGAATTTTTATGGCAGAAATTCCCCAGGATATCTTAGAGAAAAATGAATCCCTCAGACAGGATGCTTCCCGGATTATTGAATGCTTGGAACAGGGAAACTCGGTGGAAGATAGCCCCGAATTAACCCAAATTCTGGATAAGATTAACCAAGAATGCCAAGCGGTGAATCAGTGGCTATTCACCCAAGCCAAAGCCGCAATGAGTCAGGGAAAACAAGTGGCAATAATTGGCGGCGATCACAGCAGTCCATTAGGCTATATGCAAGCCTTAGCGGAACAGTATCCCGATTATGGCATTTTACACATTGATGCCCATGCCGATTTAAGAAATGCCTATGAGGGGTTTGAGTTTTCCCACGCTTCCATTATGTTTAATGCCTTGAAGCTACCCCAAATTAGCAAACTAGTCCAAGTGGGGATTCGCGATTTCTGCCATGATGAAGTTAAGCTAATTCAGCAGTCAAATGGACGAGTTTCTACCTATTACGATCCAATGCTGAAACAGAAACTCTATGCTGGAATTCCCTGGCTAGAAGTCTGCAAGCAAATTGTCTCAGAATTACCCCAAAATGTCTATATTAGCTTTGATGTCGATGGACTCGATCCGAAGTTATGCCCCAGTACAGGAACGCCGGTTCCTGGGGGGTTAGAGTTAGAGCAAGTCTATTGCTTATTCCGCGAAGTTGTGCATAGCGGGCGGCAAATTATTGGCTTTGATGTCTGCGAGGTGGGAAATGCAGAATGGGATGGAAATGTAGGCGCAAGGGCGGTGTATAAACTCTGTAACTTGATGAGTTTATCCCAAAATAATCGGAAGTGAATATAAGTGCGATCGCGAAGCTAATCGTAGGAATAAAACTTTGAATTTAGCGATCGCGATTCCTATAGATAGCTTTGCTAACGCCCTTTCTAATTAAAAGTAAAAATGGAGAATCTAGACTACTATGAAATATAGTGCTGATATAGCTGTTTATAGTAAGAAAAATGAATTAAAGCTCCTTGTAGAAGTTAAGATTCAACGCGGAACTTCTCCAGAATGGGCTGCGAAATTCTTAAGAAATAGATCTAGCATTCATGAGGCTTTGCCTAAAGTTTGCTTTTTCTTAATGGCGTTGCCGGATGCCTTTTATCTTTGGAAAAACCCTGTAGCTACAGAAATAATATTAGATTCAAATCTACCCAACTATCATATTGACCCAGAATCTTTTTTAAAGCCTTATTTTCGAGGGTTAGCAAGTCTTAAGTCACAAGAAGCTTTTTCTCTGGTGGTTCTAACCTGGCTTAATCACCTAATTAATGATGGTGAAGATGAGGTAAGTCAAAATATCGGACAAGAATGGCTGGTAGAGTCTGGATTACTTAAGGCAATTCAAGGCGGGCGAATTGAAGATCAAATGTTAGTGTAAACTTGTAATATGAATGTCTATGTTGAATCTAACTTTG is a window encoding:
- a CDS encoding agmatinase family protein, translated to MATLAEILQNFDPNNIGVDNGNLLGLPFDYDSAQIIVFGIPWEVTVSYGTGTAQAPRVILDASRQLDIYDFDNPDGWKQGIFMAEIPQDILEKNESLRQDASRIIECLEQGNSVEDSPELTQILDKINQECQAVNQWLFTQAKAAMSQGKQVAIIGGDHSSPLGYMQALAEQYPDYGILHIDAHADLRNAYEGFEFSHASIMFNALKLPQISKLVQVGIRDFCHDEVKLIQQSNGRVSTYYDPMLKQKLYAGIPWLEVCKQIVSELPQNVYISFDVDGLDPKLCPSTGTPVPGGLELEQVYCLFREVVHSGRQIIGFDVCEVGNAEWDGNVGARAVYKLCNLMSLSQNNRK